Proteins encoded in a region of the Paramagnetospirillum magneticum AMB-1 genome:
- a CDS encoding multidrug effflux MFS transporter, whose amino-acid sequence MLNTVSPSRRMAVLLTLLVAFGPVCTDLYLASLPDMARDLATTTTMVQLTLSAFVGGFAVMQLVYGPLSDRFGRRPLLLGGVAIYVVASVYCVFAPSIEALIAGRFFQAVGACCGPVLGRAVVRDLYARDQAAKVMSYMASAMALAPLVAPTVGGWFHTLFGWRSNFLLLALFGVILLVLVWRMLGETNQHKDPAALDLGRMLENYREILTHRLFLGYVLTMTAAFGGLFSFISASSFVLIDVMGMEPRHFGLAFAFASAGFLVGGFIGARLTHRFGIERMVFTGTLGCTIAGVTLAALVWSGLAKPGGIAGIVMIMGPVMAFFASCALVLPNATAGAIAPFPRAAGAASSAMGFIQMSGGAVAGWLVGTLYDGSARPLAAMVAVMGLLSLLVYLRLVRPAARP is encoded by the coding sequence TTGTTGAATACCGTATCACCCTCGCGGCGCATGGCGGTGCTGCTGACCCTGCTGGTGGCGTTCGGGCCGGTCTGCACCGATCTTTACCTCGCCTCGCTGCCCGACATGGCCCGCGATCTGGCCACCACCACCACCATGGTGCAGTTGACCCTGTCGGCCTTCGTCGGCGGCTTTGCCGTCATGCAGCTGGTCTATGGCCCGCTGTCCGACCGCTTCGGGCGGCGGCCGCTGCTGCTGGGCGGTGTCGCCATCTATGTGGTGGCCAGCGTCTATTGCGTCTTCGCCCCCTCCATCGAGGCCCTGATCGCCGGGCGGTTCTTCCAGGCGGTGGGCGCCTGCTGCGGGCCCGTGCTGGGCCGCGCCGTGGTGCGCGACCTTTATGCCCGCGACCAGGCGGCCAAGGTGATGAGCTACATGGCCTCGGCCATGGCGTTGGCCCCGCTGGTGGCGCCCACCGTCGGCGGCTGGTTCCACACCCTGTTCGGCTGGCGCTCCAATTTCCTGCTGCTGGCCCTGTTCGGCGTCATCCTGCTGGTGCTGGTCTGGCGCATGCTGGGCGAGACCAACCAGCACAAGGACCCGGCCGCCCTCGATCTCGGCCGCATGCTGGAAAACTACCGCGAGATCCTGACCCACCGCCTGTTCCTCGGCTATGTCTTGACCATGACGGCGGCGTTCGGCGGGCTGTTCAGCTTCATCTCGGCGTCCAGCTTCGTGCTGATCGACGTCATGGGCATGGAGCCGCGCCATTTCGGCCTGGCCTTCGCCTTCGCCTCGGCCGGATTCCTGGTGGGCGGGTTCATCGGGGCCAGGCTCACCCACCGCTTCGGCATCGAACGCATGGTGTTCACCGGCACCCTGGGTTGCACCATCGCCGGCGTCACCCTGGCCGCCCTGGTGTGGTCGGGGCTGGCCAAGCCGGGCGGCATCGCGGGGATCGTCATGATCATGGGGCCGGTGATGGCGTTCTTCGCCTCCTGCGCCCTGGTGCTGCCCAATGCCACGGCGGGCGCCATCGCGCCCTTTCCCCGCGCGGCGGGGGCTGCCTCCTCGGCCATGGGCTTCATCCAGATGAGCGGCGGCGCCGTGGCCGGCTGGCTGGTGGGGACGCTCTACGACGGCTCGGCACGGCCGCTGGCCGCCATGGTGGCGGTGATGGGGCTGCTGTCCCTGCTGGTCTATCTCAGGCTGGTGCGGCCGGCAGCCAGACCGTGA
- a CDS encoding M48 family metallopeptidase, whose amino-acid sequence MPLVVKRSGRARKMSLRLDSGGGSVVVVLPDGVPEREALRFANSQTAWVESRLAVLPGPVPFAHGGEVPLLGVAHRITHEPQARRGVWAEDGVIHVSGPPESLPRRVADFLKGEARVVMAHHCRQLATLLGRKPGRISVRDTTSRWGSCSARGDLSFSWRLVMAPDWVGRYVAAHEVAHLAEMNHGPDFWALVEGLAGDCKAPRDWLKRHGPQLHRYGGSC is encoded by the coding sequence TTGCCCCTCGTCGTCAAGCGGTCCGGCCGGGCGCGCAAGATGAGCCTGCGCCTCGATTCCGGCGGCGGGTCGGTGGTGGTGGTGCTGCCCGACGGGGTGCCCGAGCGCGAGGCCCTGCGCTTCGCCAACAGCCAGACCGCCTGGGTCGAAAGCCGCCTCGCCGTTCTGCCCGGCCCCGTCCCCTTCGCCCATGGCGGCGAAGTGCCGTTGCTGGGCGTGGCCCATCGCATCACCCACGAGCCTCAGGCGCGGCGCGGCGTGTGGGCCGAGGACGGGGTGATCCACGTCTCCGGCCCTCCCGAAAGCCTGCCCCGCCGGGTCGCGGATTTCCTGAAGGGCGAAGCCCGCGTGGTCATGGCCCACCATTGCCGCCAGTTGGCGACCCTTTTGGGCCGCAAGCCCGGCCGTATCTCGGTGCGCGACACCACCTCGCGCTGGGGCAGTTGCTCGGCCCGGGGCGATTTGTCCTTTTCCTGGCGGCTGGTGATGGCCCCCGACTGGGTGGGCCGTTACGTCGCCGCCCATGAGGTGGCCCATCTGGCCGAGATGAATCACGGCCCGGATTTCTGGGCGCTGGTCGAAGGACTGGCCGGAGACTGCAAGGCACCGCGCGACTGGCTGAAACGCCACGGGCCGCAATTGCACCGTTACGGGGGATCTTGTTGA
- a CDS encoding cobyric acid synthase — protein sequence MTKTPAIMLQGTGSDVGKSLLAAGLCRLFARQGLAVRPFKPQNMSNNAAVTADGGEIGRAQALQARAAGIEPGSDMNPVLLKPQSETGAQVVVQGKVVASATARDYHALKPTLLPRVLESYGRLAAQADLMVVEGAGSAAEVNLRAADIANMGFAEAADLAVVLVADIDRGGVIASIVGTWAILPEAERARLKGYVINRFRGDPALFTPALDIIRDKTGLDCLGIVPWFAEAALLPAEDSASLGKGKVGDGAVKIAVPRLSRIANFDDFDPLAAEPGVSLEMVAPGRPLPLDADLIILPGSKSTIADLEFLRAQGWDIDILAHARRGGRVLGICAGFQMLGQRVSDPLGVEGPAGGVAAGLGLLRVETVMEGDKVLRRAAGTDAAGHGVTGYEMHMGRTTGPDAARPFLTLEGRPDGAVSADGRIMGCYLHGLFGSDSFRAALLGQGSGLAYEPMVDGVLDHLADHLERHLDMGRLRLISGL from the coding sequence ATGACCAAGACACCCGCCATCATGCTGCAAGGCACCGGCTCGGATGTGGGCAAGTCGCTGCTGGCGGCGGGCCTGTGCCGGCTGTTCGCCCGCCAGGGACTGGCCGTGCGCCCGTTCAAGCCCCAGAACATGTCCAACAACGCCGCCGTGACGGCGGATGGCGGCGAGATCGGCCGCGCCCAGGCGCTGCAGGCCCGCGCGGCAGGCATCGAGCCCGGCTCGGACATGAATCCGGTGCTGTTGAAGCCGCAAAGCGAGACCGGTGCCCAGGTGGTGGTGCAGGGTAAGGTCGTCGCCAGCGCCACGGCGCGGGACTACCACGCCTTGAAGCCCACCCTGCTGCCCCGCGTGCTGGAAAGCTACGGCCGCCTCGCGGCGCAAGCCGACCTGATGGTGGTCGAAGGGGCGGGAAGCGCCGCCGAGGTCAATCTCCGCGCCGCCGACATCGCCAATATGGGGTTTGCCGAGGCCGCCGACTTGGCCGTCGTGCTGGTGGCCGATATCGACCGGGGCGGCGTCATCGCCTCCATCGTCGGCACCTGGGCCATCCTGCCGGAAGCCGAGCGGGCCCGGCTGAAGGGCTATGTCATCAACCGCTTCCGCGGCGATCCCGCGCTGTTCACTCCGGCGCTGGACATCATCCGCGACAAGACCGGGCTGGACTGCCTGGGCATCGTGCCCTGGTTCGCCGAGGCCGCCCTGCTGCCCGCCGAAGATTCCGCCTCGCTCGGCAAGGGGAAGGTGGGCGATGGAGCCGTGAAGATCGCCGTGCCGCGTCTTTCGCGCATCGCCAATTTCGACGATTTCGACCCTCTGGCCGCCGAGCCGGGGGTGAGTCTGGAGATGGTTGCGCCGGGGCGCCCGCTGCCCCTCGATGCCGATCTGATCATCCTGCCCGGGTCCAAATCCACCATCGCCGATCTGGAATTCCTGCGCGCCCAGGGCTGGGACATCGACATCCTGGCCCATGCCCGCCGGGGCGGCCGGGTGCTGGGCATCTGCGCCGGGTTCCAGATGCTGGGCCAAAGGGTTTCCGACCCCCTGGGCGTGGAAGGCCCGGCGGGCGGCGTGGCTGCCGGCCTGGGGCTGTTGCGGGTGGAGACGGTGATGGAGGGCGACAAGGTGCTGCGCCGCGCCGCCGGCACCGATGCTGCCGGTCATGGGGTGACGGGCTACGAGATGCATATGGGCCGCACCACCGGTCCCGATGCCGCCCGCCCGTTCCTCACCCTGGAGGGACGGCCCGACGGCGCGGTGTCGGCCGACGGGCGGATCATGGGCTGCTATCTGCACGGCCTGTTCGGCTCGGATTCCTTTCGCGCCGCCTTGCTGGGGCAGGGGAGCGGGCTGGCCTACGAGCCCATGGTCGACGGTGTGCTCGACCATCTCGCCGACCATCTGGAACGGCATCTGGACATGGGGCGGCTGCGGCTGATCTCAGGCCTGTAG
- the cbiB gene encoding adenosylcobinamide-phosphate synthase CbiB, whose amino-acid sequence MFPLFMHSTHAPDGLMLLFMAMAVDATLGEMGPLFRILPHPVVLIGRVIGLLDRRLNRPDRSEADRRRRGILVALGLGLGALGLGAIMAFLARTLPHAWLFEVFVAATLLAQRSLFEHVYDVAMALKDSGLEAGRYAVSRIVGRDPQSLDSHGVVRAAIESLAENFGDGVVAPVFWYAILGLPGLLLYKTINTADSMIGHRNDKYRAFGMASARLDDLLNLIPARLAGLLLVLAAPFVPRGRPWSALVTMLRDARHHRSPNSGWPEAAAAGALGLALGGPRKYPGLTVDEKWIGTGRARAEPADIQRALHLYTVACLLQVGLVILALWLQA is encoded by the coding sequence ATGTTTCCGCTGTTCATGCATTCCACCCACGCGCCCGACGGGCTGATGCTGCTGTTCATGGCCATGGCCGTCGACGCCACCCTGGGCGAGATGGGGCCGCTGTTCCGCATCCTGCCCCACCCGGTGGTGCTGATCGGGCGCGTTATCGGCCTGTTGGACCGCCGCCTGAACCGGCCGGATCGGTCCGAGGCCGACCGCCGCCGCCGCGGCATCCTGGTGGCGCTGGGCCTCGGCCTCGGCGCCCTGGGACTCGGCGCGATCATGGCCTTCCTGGCCCGCACCCTGCCCCATGCCTGGCTGTTCGAGGTCTTCGTCGCCGCCACCCTGCTGGCCCAGCGCTCGCTGTTCGAGCATGTCTACGACGTGGCCATGGCCCTGAAGGACAGCGGGCTGGAGGCCGGGCGCTACGCCGTGTCGCGCATCGTGGGACGCGACCCGCAAAGCCTGGATTCCCACGGAGTGGTCCGCGCCGCCATCGAAAGCCTGGCCGAGAATTTCGGCGACGGGGTAGTGGCGCCGGTCTTCTGGTACGCCATTCTCGGCCTGCCCGGCCTGCTGCTGTACAAGACCATCAACACCGCCGATTCCATGATCGGCCACCGCAACGACAAGTACCGGGCCTTCGGCATGGCCTCGGCCCGGCTGGACGACCTGCTGAACCTGATCCCGGCCCGGCTGGCCGGGCTGCTGCTGGTTCTCGCCGCGCCCTTCGTGCCGAGGGGCCGTCCGTGGAGCGCCCTGGTCACCATGCTGAGGGATGCCCGCCATCACCGTTCGCCCAATTCCGGCTGGCCCGAGGCGGCGGCGGCCGGCGCCCTGGGTCTGGCCCTGGGGGGGCCGCGCAAATATCCGGGGCTGACCGTGGACGAAAAGTGGATCGGAACGGGCCGCGCCCGGGCGGAACCCGCCGACATTCAGCGGGCCTTGCATCTTTATACGGTGGCCTGCCTGCTTCAGGTGGGGCTGGTGATCCTGGCCCTGTGGCTACAGGCCTGA
- a CDS encoding sirohydrochlorin chelatase, with the protein MSEKIGVMLCGHGSRDVDAIREFQALAGHLTRRLPQYEVESGFLEFATPIIRTSLDALKAKGVSRILAVPGMLFAAGHVKNDLPWEINSFAAENPGLPITFGRELAIDTKLLAAARARIEEAEAASNVAIERKDTLLLVVGRGTNDPDANSNIAKVARMLWEGMGFGWAEIAFSGVAYPLVDQALERVTRLGYKRVVVFPYFLFTGILVKRIYEWTDQAAAAHPGIEFLKAPYLNDHPLVIDSFVERVGEILDGSPAMNCSLCKYREQVVGYEASVGAVQAGHHHHVRGIGTDEDHGHHHDHGHGHDHDHGHHHGHGHAYRPHRHD; encoded by the coding sequence ATGAGCGAGAAGATCGGTGTGATGTTATGCGGCCACGGCAGCCGCGATGTGGATGCCATCCGGGAATTCCAGGCGCTGGCCGGGCATCTGACCCGGCGCCTGCCCCAATACGAGGTGGAGTCCGGTTTCCTGGAATTCGCCACCCCCATCATCCGCACCAGCCTCGATGCCCTGAAGGCCAAGGGCGTGTCGCGCATCCTGGCGGTGCCGGGCATGCTGTTCGCCGCCGGTCACGTGAAGAATGACCTGCCGTGGGAGATCAACTCCTTTGCCGCCGAGAATCCCGGCCTGCCCATCACCTTCGGCCGTGAACTGGCCATCGACACCAAGCTGCTGGCCGCGGCGCGGGCCCGCATCGAGGAGGCCGAGGCCGCCTCGAACGTCGCCATCGAGCGCAAGGACACCTTGCTGCTGGTGGTGGGGCGCGGCACCAACGACCCCGACGCCAATTCCAATATCGCCAAGGTGGCGCGCATGCTGTGGGAAGGCATGGGCTTCGGTTGGGCCGAGATCGCCTTTTCCGGCGTGGCCTATCCCCTGGTGGACCAGGCCCTGGAGCGGGTGACCCGGCTGGGCTACAAGCGGGTCGTCGTCTTCCCGTATTTCCTGTTCACCGGCATCCTGGTCAAGCGCATCTACGAGTGGACCGATCAAGCCGCCGCTGCCCATCCCGGAATCGAGTTCCTCAAGGCGCCTTACCTCAACGACCACCCCCTGGTGATCGACAGCTTCGTCGAGCGGGTGGGGGAAATCCTCGACGGCTCGCCCGCCATGAACTGCTCGCTCTGCAAGTACCGCGAACAGGTGGTGGGCTACGAGGCCTCGGTCGGCGCCGTCCAGGCCGGGCATCACCACCATGTGCGCGGCATCGGCACCGACGAGGATCACGGCCATCATCATGACCACGGTCACGGGCATGATCACGATCATGGTCACCATCACGGCCACGGTCACGCCTACCGCCCCCACCGTCACGACTGA
- a CDS encoding precorrin-8X methylmutase produces MGAWISDPAEIYRQSFATIRAEADLARMPTDLADLAVRVVHACGMTDIAADLAWSEGAGQAGAEALRRGAPILVDAEMVAHGIIRRNLPADNRVICTLNEVTQAEAKAASTTRSALGVEKWLPHLGGAVVAVGNAPTALFRLLELVEAGAPRPAVILGFAVGFVGAVESKDALIASGLPHVALKGRRGGSAMAAAAVNALAGGLK; encoded by the coding sequence ATGGGCGCCTGGATCAGTGACCCCGCCGAAATCTACCGCCAAAGCTTCGCCACCATCCGGGCCGAGGCCGATCTGGCCCGCATGCCCACCGATCTGGCCGATCTGGCGGTGCGGGTGGTGCATGCCTGCGGCATGACCGACATCGCCGCCGATCTGGCCTGGAGCGAGGGCGCCGGCCAAGCGGGGGCCGAGGCGCTGCGGCGCGGCGCTCCCATCCTGGTGGATGCCGAGATGGTGGCCCACGGCATCATCCGGCGCAATCTGCCCGCCGACAACCGGGTGATCTGCACCCTGAACGAGGTGACCCAGGCCGAGGCCAAGGCGGCGTCCACCACCCGTTCGGCCCTGGGGGTCGAGAAGTGGCTGCCCCATCTGGGCGGCGCGGTGGTGGCGGTGGGCAATGCCCCTACCGCCCTGTTCCGGCTGCTGGAACTGGTCGAGGCGGGCGCCCCCCGCCCGGCGGTGATCCTGGGCTTCGCCGTGGGCTTCGTCGGTGCGGTGGAGAGCAAGGACGCCCTGATCGCCTCGGGCCTGCCCCATGTGGCGCTCAAGGGCCGCCGGGGCGGCAGCGCCATGGCGGCGGCAGCGGTCAACGCCCTGGCGGGGGGATTGAAATGA
- a CDS encoding bifunctional cobalt-precorrin-7 (C(5))-methyltransferase/cobalt-precorrin-6B (C(15))-methyltransferase — translation MITVIGIGEDGLDGLSAAARTLVDGAEVLVGGARHLAMIPANGAERLTWASPFADSRTLLEARADKRMVVLASGEPLWFGAAVTLTGWFGADRVSVVPHPGAFSLACAHLGWAMQDCLFLTIHGRPLDSLAPHLAPGRRLLILAEDRTSPAKVVALLAQHGYGASPVVVLENLGGAAERITDVSGCASDLCVVAVECRLDRGVRPLSTVPGLPDEAFEHDGQLTKRDIRAATLAALAPLPGQVLWDVGAGCGSIAIEWMRAGGQAVAIESKPERLDRIARNAARLGVPGLEIIAGRAPDALPLDREPPDAIFVGGGVSEAGLLDICWSALGRGGRLVANAVTMEGEAALVALFGLHGGEMTRLSVAHLDRVGGFHAWHPAMPVTRYVGWKK, via the coding sequence ATGATCACCGTGATCGGCATCGGCGAGGACGGTCTCGACGGTCTTTCCGCCGCAGCCCGGACTCTGGTCGATGGCGCCGAGGTGCTGGTGGGCGGTGCCCGCCATCTGGCGATGATTCCCGCCAATGGTGCCGAACGGCTGACCTGGGCCTCGCCCTTCGCCGACAGCCGCACCCTGCTGGAAGCCCGCGCCGACAAGCGCATGGTGGTGCTGGCCAGCGGCGAGCCCCTGTGGTTCGGCGCCGCTGTCACCCTGACGGGCTGGTTCGGGGCCGACCGGGTGAGCGTGGTTCCCCATCCCGGCGCCTTTTCCCTGGCCTGCGCCCACTTGGGCTGGGCCATGCAGGATTGCCTGTTCCTCACCATTCACGGCCGGCCGCTGGACTCCCTGGCGCCGCATCTGGCTCCGGGCCGGCGTCTGCTGATCCTGGCCGAGGATCGGACCAGTCCGGCCAAGGTGGTGGCCTTGTTGGCTCAGCATGGATACGGGGCCAGCCCGGTGGTGGTGCTGGAGAATCTGGGCGGAGCGGCCGAGCGGATCACCGATGTTTCCGGCTGCGCCTCGGATCTCTGCGTGGTGGCGGTGGAGTGCCGTCTGGACCGGGGCGTCCGGCCCCTGTCCACCGTGCCGGGCCTGCCCGACGAGGCCTTCGAGCACGACGGGCAATTGACCAAGCGCGATATCCGCGCCGCGACCCTGGCCGCCCTGGCACCCCTGCCCGGTCAGGTGCTGTGGGACGTGGGGGCGGGCTGCGGCTCCATCGCCATCGAGTGGATGCGGGCCGGCGGACAAGCCGTGGCCATCGAGAGCAAGCCCGAGCGCCTGGACCGCATCGCCCGCAACGCGGCGCGCCTGGGCGTGCCGGGACTGGAGATCATCGCCGGCCGGGCGCCCGATGCGCTGCCCCTGGACCGCGAGCCGCCCGACGCCATTTTCGTGGGCGGCGGGGTGTCCGAGGCCGGGCTGCTGGATATCTGCTGGTCGGCCCTGGGGCGCGGCGGGCGGCTGGTGGCTAATGCGGTGACCATGGAGGGCGAGGCGGCGCTGGTCGCCCTGTTCGGCCTGCACGGCGGCGAGATGACCCGGCTGTCCGTGGCCCATCTCGACCGGGTGGGCGGCTTCCACGCCTGGCATCCGGCCATGCCGGTGACCCGCTATGTGGGGTGGAAGAAATGA
- the cobI gene encoding precorrin-2 C(20)-methyltransferase — translation MSATLYGIGIGPGDSELLTLKAVRLIAEVPVLAWPAPLEGDGLARTIAAPHIPAGKTEIAIRMGFTVDRDGTEAAYDRAAEEIAAHLDAGRDVAVLCEGDPFFFGSFIYLFARLSPRFPVEVVPGVSSIMAAAADLQAPLCAWDDGVAVIPATRTEAEIEAALAASDAAVIMKVGRHLPKVRGVLQRLGLWDKARIVERVGLPGRRAHDPATVTELPYFSLILVHRRGNAWL, via the coding sequence ATGAGCGCCACCCTCTACGGCATCGGCATCGGCCCCGGTGATTCGGAGCTTCTGACCCTCAAAGCGGTGCGCCTGATCGCCGAAGTTCCGGTGCTGGCCTGGCCGGCGCCGCTGGAAGGGGACGGGCTGGCGCGCACCATCGCGGCGCCGCATATTCCGGCGGGCAAGACAGAGATTGCCATCCGCATGGGCTTCACCGTGGACCGTGACGGCACCGAAGCGGCCTATGACCGGGCGGCGGAAGAAATCGCCGCCCATCTGGACGCGGGCCGCGACGTGGCGGTGCTGTGCGAGGGCGACCCATTCTTCTTCGGCTCGTTCATCTACCTGTTCGCCCGCCTGTCGCCCCGCTTCCCCGTCGAGGTGGTGCCCGGCGTGTCGTCCATCATGGCCGCCGCCGCCGATCTGCAGGCGCCGCTTTGCGCCTGGGATGACGGCGTGGCCGTCATTCCCGCCACCCGTACCGAGGCCGAGATCGAGGCGGCGCTGGCGGCTTCGGACGCCGCGGTGATCATGAAAGTGGGCCGCCACCTGCCCAAGGTCCGGGGCGTGCTGCAGCGCCTGGGCCTGTGGGACAAGGCCCGCATCGTGGAAAGGGTCGGTCTGCCGGGCCGCCGCGCCCACGACCCGGCCACCGTGACCGAGCTTCCCTATTTCTCCCTCATCCTGGTGCACCGCAGAGGAAACGCATGGCTTTGA